A single region of the Musa acuminata AAA Group cultivar baxijiao chromosome BXJ1-11, Cavendish_Baxijiao_AAA, whole genome shotgun sequence genome encodes:
- the LOC103972657 gene encoding probable histone H2A.6 gives MKKRVSRSVKDDIQFPDGRYAQRVGLASHVIDEWIHEASTSRLHWDLLADVSIAHGGMLPDINQVLLPKKTDEVSEEPKSGAQEGC, from the coding sequence ATGAAGAAGCGTGTCTCCCGGTCCGTCAAGGACGACATCCAGTTCCCGGACGGTCGCTACGCCCAACGCGTCGGTCTCGCGTCTCATGTGATAGATGAGTGGATTCATGAAGCTTCGACTTCTCGTCTTCACTGGGATCTTCTGGCGGACGTGAGCATTGCCCACGGCGGAATGCTCCCCGACATCAACCAGGTGTTGCTGCCGAAGAAGACGGACGAGGTCTCCGAGGAACCCAAGTCGGGCGCCCAAGAAGGCTGCTAA
- the LOC135596501 gene encoding zinc finger protein ZAT12-like yields MKRYTEGEEGETASMNVANVLILLSFGGCDGEEIVDVSARTSPADRVFECKTCNRRFPSFQALGGHRASHKKPRVAGNGREELARARVHECSVCGLEFAIGQALGGHMRRHRATANSFPQGSCLQEKKPREEKALWLDLNAPPSEGERDCR; encoded by the coding sequence ATGAAGAGATAtacagaaggggaggaaggagagacGGCGAGCATGAACGTGGCTAATGTCCTTATTCTCCTCTCTTTCGGCGGCTGCGACGGAGAGGAGATCGTCGACGTCTCGGCGCGCACATCCCCTGCAGACAGAGTTTTCGAGTGCAAGACCTGCAACCGCCGGTTCCCGTCCTTCCAAGCACTCGGAGGCCACCGGGCCAGCCACAAGAAGCCACGGGTCGCCGGGAACGGGCGCGAGGAACTCGCAAGGGCGAGGGTCCATGAGTGCTCCGTCTGCGGGCTCGAGTTCGCCATCGGTCAGGCCTTGGGCGGTCACATGCGGAGACACAGGGCGACGGCCAACAGCTTTCCGCAGGGCTCCTGCCTCCAAGAGAAGAAACCGCGCGAGGAGAAGGCCTTGTGGTTGGATCTGAACGCGCCACCGTCCGAGGGCGAGCGCGACTGCCGGTAG